Proteins from one Fibrobacter sp. genomic window:
- a CDS encoding ABC-F family ATP-binding cassette domain-containing protein, with amino-acid sequence MIQVQNVSKSFGMQVLLDQASFLVGAHERVGLVGRNGCGKSTLFKMILGQECLDGGTIDIPKKYTIGYLQQHINFTHATVHEEACSVLKPNEDGWIEEHKVEAILFGLGFDEESMSKDPMLLSGGFQIRLNLAKVLASEPDMLLLDEPTNYLDIVSMRWLSRFLRNWKGEVLLITHDHHFMDEVCTHTVGIHRHKIRKVKGTVEKLRETIAEEEEVAMRTQENEAKKKAQLDQLIERFRYKAAKAAMVQSKIKAAAKLANGERLTHERNLDFSFTEAPFPGKRMLQVHNLAFKYGDGPELFNELEFEVFKGDRIAIIGPNGRGKTTLLNLIAKELTPTTGEICHNPNLQINYFGQTNINRLNLENNVEEEIASAIAEVSQKSRARGLAGLMMFSGDNALKKIKVLSGGERSRVLLGKILASQCNMLLLDEPTNHLDMESIESLIDALDDYEGTAMVVTHDEELLHAFANRLVVFDGGKCRIFEGSYADFLEKVGWAAEKKPGGMDSDNAKLSNIDVTKDAATTASAAPSAKMDRKARADYIAERSKVIKPLEKAIAKIEEDIAKAEELSGELEAKLVAASESGDGNAITAVAKDMDDNKKKIDDLYTQYEMKSAELDAAKDKYPLD; translated from the coding sequence GTGATTCAAGTACAGAACGTTTCTAAGTCTTTTGGCATGCAGGTCCTTCTGGACCAGGCAAGTTTTTTGGTGGGCGCCCATGAACGCGTGGGCCTCGTAGGTCGTAATGGTTGTGGCAAGTCTACTTTGTTCAAGATGATTCTTGGCCAGGAATGTTTGGACGGAGGTACCATCGACATTCCGAAAAAGTACACCATTGGTTATTTGCAACAGCACATCAACTTCACTCACGCAACAGTTCATGAAGAAGCCTGCAGCGTGTTGAAGCCCAATGAAGATGGCTGGATTGAAGAACACAAGGTGGAAGCAATCTTATTCGGTCTGGGTTTCGATGAAGAATCCATGAGCAAGGATCCCATGCTTCTTTCCGGCGGTTTCCAGATTCGTTTGAATTTGGCAAAGGTGTTGGCTTCTGAGCCAGACATGCTGTTGCTTGACGAACCGACCAACTACCTGGACATTGTGTCCATGCGTTGGCTCAGCCGCTTTTTGCGCAACTGGAAGGGCGAAGTTCTTCTCATTACCCATGACCATCATTTCATGGACGAAGTCTGCACCCACACCGTGGGCATTCACCGCCACAAGATCCGTAAGGTAAAGGGCACTGTAGAAAAGCTCCGCGAGACCATTGCCGAAGAAGAAGAAGTGGCAATGCGCACCCAGGAAAACGAAGCCAAGAAGAAGGCTCAGCTGGACCAGCTCATTGAACGTTTCCGCTACAAGGCAGCAAAGGCCGCCATGGTTCAGTCCAAGATCAAGGCTGCAGCAAAGCTCGCCAACGGCGAACGCCTCACCCACGAACGTAATCTGGACTTCAGCTTTACCGAAGCTCCGTTCCCAGGAAAGCGCATGCTCCAGGTTCATAATCTGGCATTCAAGTACGGTGACGGTCCGGAACTTTTCAACGAATTGGAATTTGAAGTTTTCAAGGGCGACCGCATCGCAATCATCGGCCCCAACGGGCGCGGCAAAACTACATTGCTGAACTTGATTGCAAAAGAACTTACACCCACCACAGGCGAGATCTGTCACAACCCGAATCTGCAAATCAATTACTTCGGTCAGACAAACATCAACCGCCTTAATCTCGAAAACAACGTCGAAGAGGAAATCGCAAGCGCCATCGCGGAAGTCTCCCAGAAGAGCCGTGCCCGCGGTCTTGCAGGCCTCATGATGTTCAGTGGCGATAATGCCCTGAAGAAAATCAAGGTTCTCTCCGGTGGTGAACGTAGCCGCGTACTTCTCGGCAAGATTCTTGCAAGCCAGTGCAACATGCTGCTGCTTGACGAACCCACCAACCATCTGGACATGGAATCCATCGAAAGCCTCATCGACGCTCTTGATGATTACGAAGGCACCGCCATGGTGGTGACCCATGATGAAGAACTTCTTCACGCCTTTGCTAACCGCCTCGTAGTTTTCGATGGCGGCAAGTGCAGAATCTTCGAAGGATCCTACGCCGACTTCCTTGAAAAGGTGGGCTGGGCTGCAGAAAAGAAGCCGGGTGGAATGGATAGCGACAACGCCAAGCTTTCCAACATCGACGTCACCAAGGACGCAGCCACCACCGCAAGCGCTGCACCTTCCGCAAAGATGGACCGCAAGGCTCGTGCTGACTACATCGCCGAACGTTCCAAGGTCATCAAGCCTCTGGAAAAGGCCATCGCCAAGATCGAAGAGGATATCGCCAAGGCAGAAGAACTCTCCGGAGAACTGGAAGCAAAGCTTGTGGCAGCCTCCGAATCCGGCGACGGCAATGCCATTACCGCAGTAGCCAAGGATATGGACGACAACAAGAAAAAGATCGACGACCTCTACACTCAATACGAAATGAAGAGCGCCGAACTTGATGCTGCCAAGGACAAGTATCCGCTAGACTAA
- a CDS encoding co-chaperone GroES family protein, whose protein sequence is MLNPLKNIVVIGDRILIKPLEAANKTSSGLYLPPSVKEHDSVHTGLVVKVGPGYPIPANQDPDAVFRGDNAEAVNYVPLQVKEGDEALYLHASGTELEVNGERYVIISQNAVLLVVRPEVPDDVSGLANM, encoded by the coding sequence ATGCTGAACCCGTTAAAGAATATTGTTGTCATCGGTGATCGAATCCTTATTAAGCCTTTGGAAGCTGCAAATAAAACCAGTAGCGGTCTCTATTTGCCGCCCAGCGTCAAGGAACATGACTCGGTGCATACCGGCCTTGTCGTGAAGGTGGGCCCTGGCTACCCGATTCCTGCAAACCAGGATCCTGATGCGGTTTTCCGTGGCGATAATGCGGAGGCAGTGAACTATGTTCCGCTCCAGGTGAAGGAAGGGGACGAAGCTCTCTACTTGCATGCCAGCGGAACGGAACTTGAAGTGAACGGCGAACGTTACGTGATTATTTCCCAGAATGCGGTTCTATTGGTTGTTCGCCCTGAAGTGCCGGACGATGTTTCTGGCTTGGCAAACATGTAA
- a CDS encoding tetraacyldisaccharide 4'-kinase gives MKALDSIRRIIAAYYWAAYSLHHALCLRPGKPLKHSRLVVVGSYRTGGAGKTPFSLWLAKNLLAHGKTVAVLCHEYAYDEIAFMKSELKGFQYASVIGTRNRYMTAQLLDKAETKEFKGSPDYIICDDGFEDSRLRPYKIFRLDWENEPTDINELIPAGKFRSLKQDHRRDEAITTAIRCYGTSPDVAFQIYDITNAAGEYPKYRQSIAVCGLGDPKRFVQDLKRAEYPPRKCITCPDHDRNFSKKLSGVLLKYPLENIIISEKDSYRLSQDLLRNPQIFVAKQKVSVFNDTYLRALL, from the coding sequence ATGAAAGCTCTCGACTCTATCCGGAGAATAATTGCCGCCTACTACTGGGCGGCTTATTCGTTACATCACGCCCTATGCCTCAGGCCAGGCAAACCTCTCAAGCATTCAAGGCTTGTGGTTGTCGGAAGCTACCGAACTGGCGGTGCAGGAAAAACCCCCTTCAGCCTCTGGCTTGCAAAGAATCTTCTGGCCCACGGAAAAACCGTGGCAGTCCTTTGCCACGAATACGCCTACGACGAAATCGCGTTCATGAAAAGTGAACTGAAAGGTTTCCAGTACGCATCGGTCATCGGGACAAGAAATCGTTATATGACGGCGCAACTGTTGGACAAGGCTGAAACCAAGGAATTCAAGGGATCGCCGGACTACATCATCTGCGACGACGGTTTCGAAGACAGCCGACTCCGCCCCTACAAGATTTTCAGGCTGGACTGGGAGAATGAACCTACCGACATCAACGAGTTGATTCCCGCAGGAAAATTCCGCAGTCTAAAGCAAGACCACAGAAGAGACGAAGCCATCACCACGGCGATCCGCTGCTACGGGACATCTCCTGACGTCGCATTCCAAATCTACGACATCACAAATGCCGCAGGTGAATACCCGAAGTACAGACAAAGTATCGCAGTCTGCGGTCTAGGCGATCCGAAACGTTTTGTCCAGGATTTGAAACGAGCAGAATATCCTCCGCGGAAGTGCATCACTTGCCCCGATCACGACCGGAATTTTTCAAAAAAATTATCCGGAGTTCTCCTGAAATATCCCCTGGAAAATATCATCATCTCCGAGAAGGATTCCTACAGGCTTTCCCAGGACTTGCTTCGCAATCCACAAATTTTTGTAGCAAAACAAAAGGTTTCTGTCTTCAATGACACCTATTTAAGGGCTCTTTTATAG
- the aroC gene encoding chorismate synthase codes for MSSTFGKIFSVSTWGESHGQAVGSVLDGCPAGLPLTEEEVQAELNRRRPGQNKMTTPRDEKDQVKILSGVFEGKTTGTPISFAVFNEDQRSHDYSEIQKWYRPGHADLCYDLKYGFRDYRGGGRSSARETIGRVAAGAVAKKLLKQVAGTEILAWVNSIGNVDCGPLNLNELSLDQIEASPVRCPDPEASAKMEQVVMDARSNMDSVGGTVCLLVKNPPVALGEPVFDRLDALLAQAMLSIPASKGFEIGSGFAAARMHGSEHNDELFFDGNSYHTKTNNAGGSLGGISNGEPIYCKVAFKPTATISQEQKTAGRGGENGTLAARGRHDPCVAVRAPVIVESMAALVLADLFLQQKRHCL; via the coding sequence ATGTCTAGCACTTTTGGTAAAATTTTTTCTGTTTCGACCTGGGGTGAATCCCATGGTCAGGCCGTCGGCTCCGTCCTGGACGGCTGCCCCGCAGGTCTTCCCCTCACCGAAGAAGAAGTTCAGGCCGAACTGAACCGTCGCCGCCCTGGTCAGAACAAAATGACCACCCCCCGCGATGAAAAGGACCAGGTGAAGATCCTTTCTGGCGTTTTTGAGGGAAAAACCACAGGTACCCCCATTTCTTTCGCTGTTTTCAACGAAGACCAGCGTAGCCACGACTATTCTGAAATCCAAAAGTGGTACCGTCCGGGCCATGCAGACCTCTGCTACGACCTGAAGTACGGTTTTAGAGACTACCGCGGCGGAGGACGTAGTTCCGCACGCGAAACCATCGGCCGTGTCGCTGCAGGCGCCGTGGCCAAGAAGCTTTTGAAGCAGGTAGCCGGCACCGAGATCTTGGCATGGGTGAACTCCATCGGCAATGTGGACTGCGGCCCCCTGAACCTGAACGAACTTTCCCTGGACCAGATCGAAGCCTCCCCCGTCCGCTGCCCGGATCCGGAAGCAAGTGCCAAAATGGAACAAGTGGTCATGGACGCCCGCTCCAACATGGACAGCGTCGGCGGTACCGTCTGCCTTTTGGTGAAGAATCCCCCCGTGGCTCTCGGTGAACCGGTATTCGACCGTCTGGACGCACTTCTTGCACAGGCAATGCTTTCCATTCCTGCAAGCAAGGGCTTTGAAATCGGTAGCGGTTTTGCAGCCGCCCGCATGCACGGAAGCGAACACAACGACGAACTTTTCTTCGACGGCAACTCCTACCATACCAAGACCAACAACGCAGGTGGCTCCTTGGGCGGTATCAGCAACGGCGAACCCATCTACTGCAAGGTGGCCTTCAAGCCCACCGCAACCATCAGCCAGGAACAGAAGACTGCTGGCCGTGGTGGCGAAAACGGAACCTTGGCAGCTCGTGGCAGACACGACCCCTGCGTCGCAGTCCGCGCACCTGTGATTGTAGAAAGCATGGCAGCCCTAGTTCTCGCAGACTTGTTCCTGCAGCAGAAGCGTCATTGCCTGTAA
- a CDS encoding bile acid:sodium symporter — MKNLRAILMPIAIILGILLPQASVLAPTLPFQIGTMMLLTFIGKVPPQEHGYTFKIEVRAFIASLLLLALLWASVEVFGLPREVLLGGAIICLCPPANAAPAMAKMLGGNPVLALKIFLSGHLIACFSIPIIYGYLTGSEAGFADIALRIFNSIQPIISIPLALALGVRSFYPELADKVAKFSKYTIFIWTFSVFVILAKASRDIREMGFADLWNSGTLPLLAIVALVICILQFVLGWFCDKKHPIESSQSMGQKNTTLVIWIASLYAGPVAAIAPTCYVVWQNLVLTYMSAKVKPQK, encoded by the coding sequence ATGAAGAACTTACGTGCCATTTTGATGCCGATTGCCATTATTCTTGGCATTTTGCTCCCCCAGGCCAGCGTTCTTGCGCCGACTTTGCCGTTCCAGATTGGAACCATGATGCTGTTGACCTTTATCGGCAAGGTCCCGCCCCAGGAACACGGCTATACCTTCAAGATTGAGGTCCGAGCCTTTATTGCAAGTCTCTTGTTGCTAGCCCTCCTGTGGGCTTCTGTGGAAGTTTTCGGCCTGCCTCGTGAAGTTCTTCTGGGCGGTGCCATCATCTGCCTTTGTCCGCCGGCCAACGCTGCGCCCGCCATGGCGAAAATGCTGGGCGGAAATCCCGTGCTTGCCCTCAAGATTTTCCTGAGTGGCCACTTGATCGCTTGCTTCAGCATCCCTATTATATATGGCTACTTGACCGGATCGGAGGCGGGCTTTGCAGATATCGCCCTGCGTATCTTCAATTCCATCCAGCCTATCATTTCCATCCCGCTGGCACTTGCCCTTGGCGTACGTTCCTTCTACCCGGAACTTGCCGACAAGGTGGCAAAGTTCTCCAAGTACACCATCTTCATCTGGACTTTCTCCGTGTTCGTGATTCTTGCCAAGGCAAGCCGCGACATTCGTGAAATGGGCTTTGCCGACCTGTGGAACAGCGGCACCCTTCCGCTGCTGGCTATCGTTGCCCTGGTCATTTGCATTCTGCAGTTTGTGCTGGGCTGGTTCTGCGACAAGAAGCACCCCATCGAAAGTTCCCAGAGCATGGGCCAGAAGAACACCACCTTGGTCATCTGGATTGCAAGCCTTTATGCAGGCCCCGTGGCTGCCATCGCTCCCACCTGCTATGTGGTGTGGCAGAACCTGGTGCTCACCTACATGAGTGCGAAGGTCAAACCGCAGAAATAG
- a CDS encoding TrkA family potassium uptake protein: MASKQFVVIGLGNTGYFLARHLTALGHDVMVVDPSPEKIQDISNQVAQAVVADGTRKKQLQALPLAKVDSVICCIGEDLQASLLTVLNLRELGVKHIIAKSSSPAHTTILEKLGVADIFHPERDMAISLAERLNRPNMLDYLPFMEGFSIVELACPESFWGKTLKDLNLTHKLGIQVIAIRDPLEPTPKIGNIADYPLKENDVLFVIGPNDALDKFKG; the protein is encoded by the coding sequence ATGGCATCTAAACAATTCGTAGTTATCGGCCTCGGCAATACCGGCTACTTCCTGGCACGTCACCTGACCGCCCTCGGTCACGATGTGATGGTGGTGGACCCCAGCCCCGAGAAGATCCAAGACATTTCTAACCAGGTGGCCCAGGCTGTCGTCGCTGACGGCACCCGTAAGAAGCAGCTCCAGGCACTGCCTCTCGCCAAGGTGGACAGCGTCATCTGCTGTATCGGTGAAGACCTGCAGGCTTCCCTCCTGACCGTCCTCAACCTCCGCGAGCTTGGCGTCAAGCACATTATCGCCAAGTCCAGTAGCCCCGCCCACACCACCATCCTGGAAAAGCTGGGCGTCGCAGACATCTTCCACCCGGAACGCGACATGGCCATTTCCCTGGCCGAACGCTTGAACCGTCCTAACATGCTGGACTACCTGCCCTTCATGGAAGGTTTCTCCATCGTGGAACTGGCCTGCCCGGAAAGCTTCTGGGGCAAGACCTTGAAGGACTTGAACCTTACCCACAAGTTGGGCATCCAGGTGATCGCCATCCGCGACCCGCTTGAACCCACCCCCAAGATCGGTAACATCGCAGACTACCCCCTCAAGGAGAACGATGTGCTGTTCGTGATCGGTCCCAACGACGCTCTGGACAAGTTCAAGGGCTAA
- a CDS encoding ATPase: MLHSRYDAFSYVENADEKKKKQGNPILLIVSGYLALITLGAILLSLPFAQREPVGILDAFFTAGSAVCVTGLSTIDISSSFTGFGNWVLVFLMQSGGLGIMTISTVIILLAGMHPGFNHQSALLANYTQEGNVDAARILKAVIPFTFILEAIGAVCYFTQFSGMGLYDRIFCSIFQAISSFCNVGFTLFPDSLVQFQLNPVVNMTTCVLALAGGFGFLAITEVRYMFDFKNRALRKISLHTRIAIGFTLIIVLTSIAFFTFSEWGNTFSNLNFGEKLETSAFMAFTSRTAGLNSVNVPALSVGSLFFFIIIMLIGANPGSCGGGIKTTTTAVIFLLGFNRLLGRNKTQVHGRTIPEDTVDKAVRIFVIAIVVIVLATLILLQTEVANASIEQTSFLTVFFEVVSAYSTCGLSMGLTPDLTIPGKIIIFMVMFIGRMGPLFLVSAVTKKQEDGMWYAEEDIMVG, translated from the coding sequence ATGCTACACTCAAGATACGACGCGTTTTCCTACGTGGAAAATGCAGACGAAAAGAAGAAGAAACAGGGCAATCCCATTTTGCTGATCGTGTCGGGCTACCTGGCCCTGATCACCCTCGGCGCTATACTGCTTTCCCTCCCCTTCGCCCAGCGTGAACCTGTGGGCATTCTGGACGCATTCTTTACCGCAGGGTCTGCGGTTTGCGTTACAGGACTTTCCACTATCGATATTAGCAGCAGCTTCACCGGCTTTGGCAACTGGGTTCTTGTTTTCCTGATGCAGAGCGGCGGTCTTGGTATCATGACCATTTCTACGGTTATCATCCTCCTGGCCGGCATGCACCCGGGGTTCAACCATCAGTCCGCCCTCCTGGCCAACTACACCCAGGAAGGTAACGTGGATGCAGCCCGCATCCTCAAGGCTGTGATTCCCTTTACCTTTATACTGGAAGCCATCGGCGCCGTGTGCTATTTCACCCAGTTCTCCGGAATGGGCCTCTACGACCGCATTTTCTGTAGCATTTTCCAGGCCATCAGCTCCTTCTGCAACGTGGGCTTCACCCTGTTCCCGGATTCCCTGGTGCAGTTCCAGCTGAACCCCGTCGTGAACATGACCACCTGCGTTCTGGCATTGGCCGGCGGTTTCGGCTTCCTGGCCATTACCGAAGTCCGCTACATGTTCGACTTCAAGAATAGAGCTCTCCGCAAGATTTCTCTCCATACCCGTATCGCTATCGGCTTTACCCTGATTATCGTTCTGACCAGTATCGCTTTCTTCACCTTCAGCGAATGGGGCAACACCTTCTCCAATCTGAACTTTGGCGAAAAGCTGGAAACCAGCGCCTTCATGGCCTTCACCAGCCGTACTGCAGGTCTCAACTCCGTGAACGTTCCTGCCCTCAGCGTGGGTTCCCTGTTCTTCTTCATTATTATTATGTTGATTGGCGCCAACCCGGGTAGCTGCGGCGGCGGTATCAAGACGACCACCACTGCAGTGATTTTCCTTCTAGGCTTCAACCGCCTCCTTGGTCGAAACAAGACCCAAGTCCACGGTCGAACCATCCCCGAAGATACCGTGGATAAGGCTGTCCGAATTTTCGTTATCGCCATCGTGGTGATTGTGCTCGCCACCTTGATCCTCCTGCAGACCGAAGTGGCCAACGCCTCCATCGAACAGACCTCCTTCCTGACGGTCTTCTTTGAAGTGGTAAGCGCCTACAGTACCTGCGGGCTTTCCATGGGCCTCACCCCTGATTTGACAATTCCGGGCAAAATCATCATCTTTATGGTGATGTTTATTGGTCGAATGGGCCCCTTGTTCCTAGTTTCCGCCGTTACCAAGAAGCAGGAAGACGGCATGTGGTACGCCGAAGAAGACATTATGGTGGGTTAA